One Cicer arietinum cultivar CDC Frontier isolate Library 1 chromosome 8, Cicar.CDCFrontier_v2.0, whole genome shotgun sequence DNA segment encodes these proteins:
- the LOC101501447 gene encoding myb family transcription factor PHL11 gives MMESGGGGGGEGYDGVVMTMTRDPKPRLRWTTDLHDRFVDAVTKLGGPDKATPKSVLRLMGLKGLTLYHLKSHLQKYRLGQVQARKQNEEQYKENNRCSYVNFSNHSSGTNTTYGGDNEGREIPIAKALRQQIEVQRRLEEQLEVQKKLQMRIEVQGKYLQAVLEKAQSSFSQDGQGNVEASKAQLDEFNLALSNFMENMNNKDSKENIVGMSEYYDKNHSSSFNYQEVLGEEEKKDLKPQVEGGSTQLDLNIKGNEVAYANGAEMESKMVSYRVYHF, from the exons ATGATGGAGAGTggtggaggaggaggaggagaagGGTATGACGGGGTGGTGATGACGATGACAAGAGACCCGAAGCCGAGGCTCAGGTGGACAACCGATCTTCACGACCGGTTCGTCGACGCTGTCACAAAGCTTGGTGGCCCTGACA AGGCAACTCCAAAGTCTGTTCTAAGGTTAATGGGATTGAAAGGTTTGACATTATATCATTTGAAGAGCCATTTACAG AAGTATAGACTTGGACAAGTACAGGCTCGAAAACAAAATGAAGAACAATACAAAGAGAATAACA GATGTTCGTATGTAAATTTCAGTAACCATTCTTCAGGGACTAATACAACTTATGGAGGTGATAATGAAGGAAG AGAAATCCCAATAGCAAAAGCACTAAGGCAACAAATTGAAGTTCAAAGAAGATTGGAAGAACAACTTGAG GTACAAAAGAAATTGCAAATGAGAATAGAGGTTCAAGGGAAGTATTTGCAGGCAGTGTTAGAGAAAGCACAAAGTAGTTTTTCTCAAGATGGACAAGGCAATGTTGAAGCATCAAAAGCTCAATTAGATGAATTCAACTTAGCTTTGTCAAATTTCAtggaaaatatgaataataaagaTAGTAAAGAAAACATAGTAGGCATGAGTGAATATTATGATAAGAATCATAGCTCATCTTTCAATTATCAAGAAGTACTAGGGGAAGAAGAAAAGAAGGATCTAAAACCTCAAGTTGAAGGGGGTTCAACACAGCTAGACTTAAACATCAAGGGTAATGAAGTTGCATATGCAAATGGAGCTGAAATGGAATCAAAGATGGTTTCATATAGGGTATACCATTTTTGA
- the LOC101502093 gene encoding uncharacterized protein, with product MKELTVEAEGGVHGHGQAATEIGKGGGTTDLHNRAVKILRAREAYNGYEEVGEKPSRFEVLGWYLYEFCFYFVQTVLVPVVFPLIISQLQNLPTQSLQEWNKTHPGSHCSQKEFHLYSKLTGHTISSKFSALEWTSIAWATGLAIAAPILGFLSFHLDGNFPKLITVAATGVGVFFCLPAGFFKVTAIFIPYIAGIIAASTVANAAHTQHLGLMIRAFTGTSLKKTQFFIRQGVSARLSLHATAAGCFGAALISAFTYHMIHELDENKSDIMSLWVVSIFSGLIWLVGILHLATATSRTTDSISFSSRLHPFSIFKYPHAIGGLAGVFLSSFTTMAIFMGGVIFIVGQLCIRPLHLLLFWLTYFLFPLVSLSLLQPLLHLIKMNSVKMQIVGFILSLMSSGFGFYYGHSHWKWGHLVVFGAIQSTATGILHAFGRVLLLDCAPSGKEGAFSIWYAWMRAAGLCVGFTVGSVAPGRIRTSFGVAFCTAIAGIVVLLFGNISDAGGAVAAGNVSDDSERSSAVVPGLDSKEAARV from the exons ATGAAAGAGTTAACAGTTGAAGCTGAAGGTGGTGTCCATGGACATGGACAAGCTGCCACAGAGATTGGTAAAGGAGGTGGAACAACTGACTTACACAACAGAGCTGTCAAAATATTGAGAGCTAGAGAAGCTTATAATGGTTATGAAGAAGTTGGAGAAAAACCCTCTAGATTTGAAGTTTTGGGTTGGTACCTTTATGAGTTTTGCTTCTACTTTGTTCAAACTGTACTTGTTCCTGTTGTTTTCCCTCTCATTATAAGTCAGCTTCAGAATCTACCTACTCAATCACTTCAGGAATGGAACAAGACTCATCCTGGCTCTCATTGCTCTCAAAAGGAATTTCATTT GTATAGCAAACTCACTGGCCACACCATAAGTTCAAAATTTTCAGCATTGGAATGGACATCAATTGCTTGGGCAACAGGTCTAGCCATAGCTGCACCAATTCTTGGCTTCCTTTCCTTCCACCTTGATGGAAATTTCCCAAAACTCATAACAGTAGCAGCAACAGGTGTAGGAGTTTTCTTCTGTCTCCCAGCAGGTTTCTTCAAAGTCACTGCCATTTTCATTCCCTACATCGCCGGCATAATTGCAGCCAGCACAGTCGCCAATGCTGCTCACACACAACATCTCGGCCTTATGATTCGCGCCTTCACCGGAACATCTCTTAAGAAAACACAGTTTTTCATTCGACAGGGTGTATCTGCGCGTCTTTCGCTTCATGCTACTGCTGCTGGTTGTTTCGGTGCTGCATTGATTTCGGCTTTTACTTACCATATGATACATGAACTCGACGAAAATAAAAGTGATATTATGAGTCTTTGGGTTGTTTCGATCTTCAGTGGACTAATTTGGCTTGTCGGGATTTTGCATTTAGCTACAGCTACGAGTAGAACGACTGATTCAATCTCCTTTTCTTCAAGGCTACACCCTTTTTCGATCTTCAAATATCCTCATGCTATTGGTGGACTAGCCGGTGTTTTCCTTTCGTCGTTTACAACGATGGCAATTTTCATGGGGGGTGTGATTTTCATTGTTGGTCAGCTTTGCATTAGGCCATTGCACTTGCTTTTGTTCTGGTTAACCTATTTCCTTTTCCCACTCGTTTCGTTGTCGCTTCTTCAACCTTTGCTGCACTTGATTAAGATGAACTCAGTGAAAATGCAGATTGTTGGGTTCATTTTATCACTTATGTCATCCGGGTTTGGATTCTATTACGGGCACAGTCACTGGAAATGGGGGCACTTGGTTGTTTTCGGCGCGATTCAGAGCACAGCAACTGGTATTTTGCACGCTTTTGGTAGGGTTTTGTTGTTGGATTGTGCTCCATCAGGGAAAGAAGGTGCTTTTTCAATATGGTATGCTTGGATGAGAGCTGCAGGGTTGTGTGTCGGGTTTACAGTTGGTTCGGTTGCACCCGGGCGGATTAGGACATCGTTCGGAGTCGCTTTTTGCACTGCTATTGCCGGAATTGTCGTGTTGCTTTTCGGAAATATAAGTGATGCTGGTGGTGCTGTTGCTGCAGGAAATGTGAGTGACGATAGTGAGAGAAGTTCTGCTGTTGTTCCTGGTTTAGATTCCAAAGAAGCGGCACGAGTTTGA
- the LOC101502418 gene encoding uncharacterized protein, with amino-acid sequence MATMMQRFLPKLRCLAVQSRQALLPLPLSRRFLHHSSPQPLHFASRHPFNFSSWPLHLPRPSPFSPSLIQVRHVSSRERKKRRKPMTPVVSKIKKTKMKFYSSYKLRFRPMNDGSIRRWREGKRHNAHLKSKISKRRLRLPSTVPAAYAKVMKKLNFCG; translated from the exons ATGGCAACAATGATGCAGAGATTCCTCCCAAAGCTTCGCTGTCTCGCCGTTCAATCACGTCAAGCTCTACTACCTCTTCCGTTATCTCGTCGTTTCCTCCACCACTCATCGCCGCAACCACTTCATTTCGCTTCTCGTCATCCCTTTAATTTCTCTTCCTGGCCTCTCCACCTACCTCGACCTTCTCCATTTTCTCCCTCT TTGATTCAAGTGCGGCATGTATCGTCGAGGGAaaggaagaagagaagaaagCCAATGACTCCGGTTGTTTCCAAGATCAAGAAAaccaaaatgaaattttattc GTCTTACAAGTTAAGGTTCAGACCAATGAATGATGGAAGCATTAGGCGTTGGAGGGAGGGCAAACGTCACAATGCTCATTTGAAG TCAAAGATATCAAAGCGAAGATTGAGATTACCTTCTACTGTCCCTGCGGCTTACGCCAAAGTAATGAAGAAGCTCAATTTTTGTGGTTAG